One Nicotiana sylvestris chromosome 12, ASM39365v2, whole genome shotgun sequence genomic window carries:
- the LOC104222123 gene encoding protein LAZY 1 encodes MKLLGWMHRKFRQNSSEPLKDFSVGNPCTCLTGQPSLDDLQGYQKPNFYNKPLSKGQRESHRRKSFAGLEAAARADEEESSAALSELFHGFLAIGTLGTDPLLDDPSTPTFSISVENIAEKDTEVTENELKLINDELEKVLGTEAKDDSCNLSSGRNSYVSTGRSSHGSTITLSGKPFESSENNGNGTTVCPLQGYLFGSTVGLPETSPAASSKKEHRPSLGELFQKTKLAEENYGAKSDRGEKRTDKDSDKSAVHLMKKILKKKMLHASSRNSVASGGTVDSVSAERKLNKILHMFHRKVHPESSTGGQKPYKSSKNERAHDRGRLSLAREDITIIPHHRLSKDSIKGQSNMQQCTLDGELDENRECWIKTDADYLVLEL; translated from the exons ATGAAG TTACTCGGCTGGATGCATCGAAAGTTTCGACAGAATAGCAGTGAACCACTCAAGGATTTTTCTGTAG GGAATCCTTGTACTTGTCTTACTGGGCAGCCATCACTGGATGATTTACAAGGCTACCAAAAACCAAATTTCTACAATAAGCCATTGAGCAAAGGCCAAAGAGAGAGTCACAGAAGAAAATCATTTGCTGGTCTAGAAGCAGCAGCAAGGGCAGATGAAGAAGAGTCATCTGCTGCTCTTTCTGAGCTCTTCCATGGGTTCCTTGCAATCGGTACACTTGGTACTGACCCACTTCTTGATGATCCGTCAACACCAACATTTTCCATCTCAGTGGAAAATATAGCTGAAAAGGACACTGAAGTGACAGAAAATGAATTGAAGCTGATCAATGATGAATTAGAGAAGGTGCTGGGAACTGAAGCTAAAGATGATAGTTGTAATCTTTCTTCAGGAAGAAACAGCTATGTTAGTACTGGGAGAAGCAGCCATG GTAGCACCATTACACTAAGTGGCAAGCCATTTGAAAGTAGCGAAAACAATGGAAATGGAACGACAGTCTGTCCACTTCAAGGCTATCTCTTTGGATCAACAGTTGGATTGCCAGAGACAAGTCCTGCTGCTTCATCTAAGAAAGAACATAGGCCTTCCCTTGGAGAGCTCTTTCAGAAGACTAAACTAGCAGAAGAAAACTATGGAGCCAAATCTGACAGGGGCGAGAAGCGAACAGATAAGGACTCTGATAAATCTGCTGTCCACCTCATGAAAAAAATACTGAAGAAAAAGATGCTTCATGCTTCCTCGCGGAACTCAGTAGCTTCTGGGGGAACTGTTGATTCAGTTTCAGCTGAGAGAAAACTCAATAAG ATCCTACATATGTTCCACAGAAAAGTCCATCCTGAGAGCTCAACAGGTGGACAGAAGCCTTATAAGTCCTCAAAAAATGAGAGGGCTCATGACCGCGGAAGATTATCACTTGCTCGTGAAGATATCACGATTATCCCTCACCATCGCCTCTCAAAGGACAGCATCAAGGGTCAGTCGAATATGCAACAGTGCACGCTAGATGGTGAGTTAGATGAGAACCGAGAATGCTGGATCAAAACTGACGCAGATT ACCTGGTGCTGGAGCTCTAA